A segment of the Yersinia rochesterensis genome:
TCCACTTATGTTTGATTATGAAGTATTACGATTTATCTGGTGGCTGCTGATCGGTGTACTGCTGATTGGTTTCGCAGTCACTGATGGTTTCGATATGGGTGTCGGTATCCTGCTGCGCATCATCGGGAAGAATGATACAGAACGTCGCATTATGATTAACTCGATTGCCCCTCACTGGGATGGTAATCAGGTTTGGTTGATAACTGCGGGTGGGGCGCTGTTTGCTGCCTGGCCAATGGTGTATGCCGCGGCATTCTCCGGCTTCTATATTGCGATGATTTTGGTGTTGGCTGCGTTATTCTTCCGCCCGGTCGGTTTCGATTACCGGTCTAAGCTGGAAAACAGCCGCTGGCGTAATATGTGGGACTGGGGCATTTTTGTCGGTAGCTTCGTGCCTGCGGTGGTGTTCGGTGTGGCGTTCGGTAACTTGCTGCAAGGTGTGCCGTTCCATATGGACAGCTACATGCGCCTGTTCTACACCGGTAACTTCTTCCAGTTGTTAAACCCGTTTGGTTTACTGGCAGGGGTGGTCAGCTTGACCATGCTGGTCACACAGGGTGCGACTTACCTGCAAATGCGTACCCGTGGGGAGTTGCACTTGCGTTCCCGTGCTGCGGCGCAAATCTCTGCGTTGGTGATGGGCGTTGCCTTCCTGCTGGCCGGTATCTGGTTAGTTAATGGTATTGATGGCTTTGTTGTGACCTCAGCATTGGATACAGCAGCTCAATCTAACCCGATGCGTAAAGAAGTTGCACATCAAGCAGGTGCATGGTTGATTAATTTCAACAAGTATCCAAGCTTGTGGGCGCTGCCAGCACTGGGCGTGATTTTGCCTCTGTTCACCATCTTGTTATCGCGCTTTGAAAAAGGGGCTTGGGCGTTCCTGTTCTCATCACTGACCATTGCCTGTGTGATACTGACTGCTGGGGTCACTATGTTCCCATTCGTTATGCCGTCAAGCACAGTGCCAAATGTCAGTCTGACAATGTGGGATGCAACATCGAGCCTGTTAACGCTGAAAGTGATGACCATTGTTGCGATAATCTTTGTTCCTATCATCCTGATTTACACCAGCTGGTGTTACTACAAGATGTTCGGGCGCATTGATAAAGAGTTCATCGAAAACAACAAGCATTCACTGTACTAAGGAGCATAAAGCATGTGGTATTTTGCCTGGATTCTAGGGACACTTCTGGCCTGCTCCTTTGGTATCATTACTGCCCTGGCGCTGGAGCAGAGTGAAGCCAACGCAGCAGCGAAAGCCGCTAATAATGGCGAAGATGATGTTGTCCGATAAGCTATACAATCTAATGGACAAGGGCTCGCTACGAGCCCTTTCACTGGTGCTCGCATTTGCTGTGGCTTTTTGTGTGTTCTGGGACCCTTCGCGTTTTGCGGCGGCAACTAGCTCACTGGAAGTCTGGCAAGAGGTGTTTATCGTGTGGGCGGTTTGTACCGGTGTGATTCATGGCGTTGGTTTTCGTCCAAAACGGATGTGGTTACGCGCTTTTTTCTCACCACTTCCAGCAATTGTGATCTTGGGCGCGGGATTATTCTACTTTTTTGTCTAATCTGGTCATATTTCGCCTAATCTGAACACAAACTCTCCTTTATGGGTCGCCTGGCCCATAATTATTTTCGTTCTATTCTTGCAAGTGATTCCAAACCTTATCACTCTTCAGTATAGTGTGTCCGTTAACTGCATTACTGGGAAGTAGAGTGAGTAATACGTTGTTTCGATGGCCGGTTCGTGTCTACTTTGAAGACACTGATGCTGGCGGCGTGGTTTACCACGCACGCTACGTTGCCTTTTATGAAAGGGCGCGCACAGAAATGTTGCGCCAACGCAATTTTCACCAGCAGCAATTGCTCAGTGAGCATGTCGCTTTCGC
Coding sequences within it:
- the cydB gene encoding cytochrome d ubiquinol oxidase subunit II translates to MFDYEVLRFIWWLLIGVLLIGFAVTDGFDMGVGILLRIIGKNDTERRIMINSIAPHWDGNQVWLITAGGALFAAWPMVYAAAFSGFYIAMILVLAALFFRPVGFDYRSKLENSRWRNMWDWGIFVGSFVPAVVFGVAFGNLLQGVPFHMDSYMRLFYTGNFFQLLNPFGLLAGVVSLTMLVTQGATYLQMRTRGELHLRSRAAAQISALVMGVAFLLAGIWLVNGIDGFVVTSALDTAAQSNPMRKEVAHQAGAWLINFNKYPSLWALPALGVILPLFTILLSRFEKGAWAFLFSSLTIACVILTAGVTMFPFVMPSSTVPNVSLTMWDATSSLLTLKVMTIVAIIFVPIILIYTSWCYYKMFGRIDKEFIENNKHSLY
- the cydX gene encoding cytochrome bd-I oxidase subunit CydX, which codes for MWYFAWILGTLLACSFGIITALALEQSEANAAAKAANNGEDDVVR
- the ybgE gene encoding cyd operon protein YbgE; this translates as MLSDKLYNLMDKGSLRALSLVLAFAVAFCVFWDPSRFAAATSSLEVWQEVFIVWAVCTGVIHGVGFRPKRMWLRAFFSPLPAIVILGAGLFYFFV